From Bacillota bacterium, one genomic window encodes:
- a CDS encoding MoxR family ATPase translates to MTEPPVVDKARQKCHEILSEVGKAIVGKDEVLESVLIVLLANGHVLIEDVPGVAKTLTAEMFARVLGLSFNRIQFVPDLLPGDITGSMVYNSRLEDFEFRKGPMFTNLLLADEINRGTPKTQSALLEAMQERQVTVDGRNFKLEPPFLVMATQNPLEFEGTYPLPEAEVDRFMARLRIGYPSSKAEREILSRRQSRKRDEVELLRIVAREEFLSLQGTVETVYVSPDIQDYIVRIVQATRDDHRVHAGSSPRGTLALFKLARARALMRGRDYVIPEDVKSLAMAALAHRIVIRPELWVERVRGEDIVDDVLDRVPTPGPGED, encoded by the coding sequence ATGACAGAGCCTCCGGTCGTCGACAAGGCTCGACAGAAGTGTCACGAGATACTATCCGAAGTCGGTAAGGCAATCGTGGGAAAGGATGAAGTCCTCGAATCGGTCCTGATCGTCCTCCTCGCCAACGGACACGTGCTCATCGAGGATGTACCGGGCGTGGCCAAGACCCTCACGGCAGAGATGTTCGCTCGTGTCCTAGGCTTGAGTTTCAACCGAATCCAATTTGTCCCCGACCTGTTGCCCGGAGATATCACAGGCAGCATGGTCTACAACTCGCGTCTGGAGGACTTCGAGTTCAGAAAGGGACCTATGTTCACCAATCTACTCCTCGCAGACGAGATCAACAGGGGAACACCGAAGACTCAGTCCGCTCTGCTTGAAGCGATGCAGGAGCGGCAGGTGACCGTAGACGGACGGAACTTCAAGCTGGAACCACCCTTCCTCGTAATGGCTACACAGAACCCCCTTGAGTTTGAGGGCACGTACCCTTTGCCGGAGGCCGAAGTCGATCGGTTCATGGCAAGGTTGCGGATCGGTTACCCTTCTTCCAAGGCCGAGCGAGAGATCCTGAGCCGGCGTCAGAGCAGAAAGCGCGACGAGGTTGAGCTCCTGAGAATCGTAGCCAGGGAGGAGTTTCTCTCGCTCCAGGGTACGGTGGAGACGGTCTACGTGAGTCCCGACATTCAGGACTACATAGTAAGAATCGTCCAGGCAACGAGGGATGATCACCGCGTACACGCCGGTTCCTCTCCTCGCGGGACGCTCGCCCTTTTCAAGCTGGCCCGGGCTCGTGCCTTGATGAGAGGCAGGGATTACGTGATCCCTGAGGATGTCAAGTCATTGGCGATGGCGGCGCTCGCCCACAGGATAGTGATCAGACCCGAGCTCTGGGTGGAGCGCGTCAGAGGCGAGGACATAGTTGATGACGTGCTGGACAGGGTTCCGACCCCTGGGCCAGGAGAGGATTGA
- a CDS encoding DUF58 domain-containing protein, giving the protein MRSRPTLKYRAWLSMAAFFTVACVLCGRFEFALVGVPFLISLVLANLDNEEPSYTIASECARERCFEGDTVHVRVTISAESPLPFLEVYHFLCTEGGRVVSTERMLISMRRGEIRQLESKVSLTERGAFVLGRVHSRVLSPTGAKWLDGTTLPGTVCVVYPRVEPLHVKMTMTGRPRPYGGDHASRLPGEGFDLAGLREYRSGDPIRRINWRASSRWKRLYVNESFPERNIDVIVVIDTLRDVGVGCTTYLDCGARAAASTASHFLSRKNRVGMINYGCVLEWVVPRSGARQLHVILDKLARLRTSESFAFKDVKAIPDRALPPRALVFVITPLLDERSDRMVGDLAARGFDPVVMYISPIELTRKAIGDSVADGLAQKWWTLLQESRVKRLRNLGITVAKWDGTEPLGACLGGSLGPSRRHVTGDRPGGNYT; this is encoded by the coding sequence ATGAGAAGCCGTCCGACGCTCAAGTATCGTGCATGGCTCAGTATGGCAGCTTTCTTCACTGTGGCGTGTGTGCTGTGCGGCCGGTTTGAATTCGCCCTCGTGGGAGTTCCCTTTCTCATCAGCCTAGTTCTTGCAAACCTTGACAACGAGGAGCCTTCTTATACAATCGCGTCCGAATGCGCCCGGGAACGGTGTTTTGAGGGTGACACAGTCCACGTTCGCGTCACTATTAGCGCCGAGTCACCTTTGCCTTTCTTGGAGGTCTACCACTTCCTGTGCACCGAAGGCGGACGAGTCGTCTCGACCGAGCGGATGCTGATCTCGATGAGAAGAGGAGAGATACGGCAACTCGAGTCCAAAGTCTCCCTTACGGAGCGCGGAGCGTTCGTGCTCGGTCGCGTCCATTCGAGGGTCTTGAGTCCAACCGGGGCTAAATGGCTTGACGGCACGACTCTTCCGGGCACGGTATGCGTCGTGTATCCGAGAGTTGAGCCTTTGCACGTGAAGATGACCATGACTGGCAGGCCACGGCCATACGGGGGGGATCATGCCTCACGCTTGCCCGGTGAGGGATTTGACTTGGCGGGACTACGCGAATACAGATCGGGCGATCCAATCCGCCGGATCAACTGGCGGGCGTCGTCGCGCTGGAAGCGGCTGTATGTGAACGAGAGTTTCCCTGAACGGAATATCGATGTCATCGTCGTGATAGATACGTTGCGTGACGTCGGGGTAGGGTGCACGACTTACCTCGACTGTGGCGCCCGCGCTGCCGCCAGCACCGCAAGCCATTTCCTGAGTCGCAAGAACAGGGTGGGCATGATCAACTACGGTTGTGTGCTTGAGTGGGTCGTGCCCCGCTCCGGCGCCAGGCAGCTTCACGTGATCCTTGACAAGCTGGCGCGGCTACGCACGTCCGAGAGCTTTGCTTTCAAAGATGTAAAAGCCATACCCGATCGGGCTCTGCCTCCGCGGGCACTCGTTTTCGTCATAACTCCGCTGCTTGATGAAAGGTCCGACAGAATGGTGGGCGACCTGGCGGCCCGAGGTTTCGATCCAGTTGTCATGTACATCTCTCCGATCGAGCTCACTAGGAAGGCGATCGGAGACTCCGTCGCCGACGGACTGGCCCAAAAGTGGTGGACGTTGTTGCAGGAATCACGGGTCAAGAGACTGCGCAACCTCGGAATCACCGTGGCGAAGTGGGATGGGACGGAGCCTCTGGGAGCATGTCTCGGAGGGTCTCTCGGTCCTTCCCGGCGGCACGTCACCGGCGACCGACCAGGCGGCAACTACACTTAA
- a CDS encoding phosphoglycerate dehydrogenase: MSVRKKALLTLGKSFFEAYPRLRDDLEALDLDLCALVLSDEPVSKDVIIRNVADVEIFIMGVEKVDKDVLDAARRLKYIAKHGVGLDNIDLEEAKRRGITITYTPGQNASAVADLAMGLVLACARQIPAAAAKVKSGGWQLFMGHELEGKTLGIVGLGAIGKKVALRALGFGMTVMAYDPVQDAEFAEKHSITYHDLNSVLEKADFVSMHLPLGPSTYHLIDAEKLRRMKPSAYLINTARGPIVNERDLVRALRDRTISGAALDVFDTEPPSRDLLELDNVIMTPHIGGSTYECARRLGEITVRNVRNYLHGRELDFVYFKP, encoded by the coding sequence ATGAGTGTGAGGAAGAAAGCTCTGTTGACTCTTGGGAAATCGTTCTTTGAGGCGTATCCGAGGCTGAGAGATGACCTGGAAGCCCTGGATCTGGATTTGTGCGCGCTGGTCCTGAGCGACGAGCCTGTGAGCAAGGACGTGATAATTCGCAACGTAGCCGACGTAGAGATATTCATAATGGGTGTCGAGAAGGTCGACAAGGATGTCCTCGACGCGGCACGTAGACTCAAGTACATCGCGAAACATGGAGTGGGGCTCGACAACATCGACCTGGAGGAGGCGAAGAGAAGGGGTATCACGATAACATACACGCCTGGCCAAAACGCGTCGGCTGTCGCGGATCTCGCGATGGGCCTGGTCTTGGCTTGCGCGCGTCAGATCCCCGCGGCGGCCGCGAAGGTCAAGAGCGGCGGGTGGCAGCTCTTCATGGGCCACGAGCTGGAGGGCAAGACGCTGGGGATAGTTGGACTGGGGGCCATAGGAAAGAAGGTCGCTCTGAGAGCTCTCGGTTTCGGGATGACCGTAATGGCCTATGATCCCGTGCAGGACGCTGAATTCGCTGAGAAGCATTCGATCACGTACCACGATCTGAATTCGGTCCTCGAGAAGGCGGATTTCGTTTCAATGCACCTTCCGCTCGGGCCGAGCACCTACCACCTGATAGACGCGGAGAAGCTGAGAAGAATGAAGCCTTCCGCGTATCTCATCAACACGGCAAGGGGGCCAATCGTCAACGAGAGGGACCTTGTCAGGGCTTTAAGGGATAGGACCATCAGCGGAGCGGCTCTGGACGTGTTCGACACCGAACCCCCGTCACGGGATTTGCTCGAGCTCGACAACGTGATCATGACGCCTCATATAGGTGGCTCGACGTACGAGTGCGCGAGACGCCTCGGGGAGATCACCGTCAGGAACGTACGAAACTACCTGCACGGGCGGGAGTTGGACTTCGTGTACTTCAAGCCCTGA